The following are encoded together in the Canis aureus isolate CA01 chromosome 30, VMU_Caureus_v.1.0, whole genome shotgun sequence genome:
- the LOC144301686 gene encoding uncharacterized protein LOC144301686 has protein sequence MAASTLSVCSSDLSYGGRVCLPGSGDSCPDPSWQVDDCPESYCEPPCCAPASCLTLLCTPASCGSSPCPPACPGSCQPSCGSCSPCQEGCGVSVCCKPVCCTPVCCKPVCCTPVCCKPVCCTPVCCKPVCCESSPCCQQSSCQPSCCSSSPCQEDSCVSVCCKPMCCTPVCCTPVCCKRVCCEASPCCQQSSCQPSCCSSSPCQEDSCVSVCCKPMCCTPVCCKPVCCTPVCCKPVCCTPICCKPVCCKPICCQASPCCQPSPCRPSSCVSLLCRPVCRPACCAPPSPCKPSCRPQASSMSLLCHPVCSR, from the coding sequence ATGGCCGCCTCCACCCTGTCCGTCTGCTCCAGCGACCTGAGCTACGGCGGCCGCGTCTGCCTGCCCGGCTCCGGCGACTCCTGCCCCGACCCCTCCTGGCAGGTGGACGACTGTCCCGAGAGCTACTGCGAGCCCCCCTGCTGCGCCCCGGCCTCCTGCCTGAccctcctctgcacccctgcGAGCTGCGggtccagcccctgcccaccagcCTGCCCCGGCTCCTGCCAGCCCTCGTGCGGCAGCTGCTCCCCCTGCCAGGAGGGCTGCGGTGtgtctgtctgctgcaagcccgtgtgctgcacccccgtctgctgcaagcccgtgtgctgcacccctgtctgctgcaagcccgtctGCTGCACCCCTGTCTGCTGCAAACCTGTGTGCTGTGAGtcctccccctgctgccagcaGTCTAGCTGCCAGCCCTCCTGCTGCAGCTCTTCCCCCTGCCAGGAAGAcagctgtgtgtctgtctgctgcaagcccatgtgctgcacccctgtctgctgcacccctgtctgctgcaagcGTGTGTGCTGTGAGgcctccccctgctgccagcaGTCTAGCTGCCAGCCCTCCTGCTgcagctcctccccctgccaggaagacagctgtgtgtctgtctgctgcaagcccatgtgctgcacccctgtctgctgcaagcccgtgtgctgcacccctgtctgctgcaagcccgtctGCTGCACCCCCATCTGTTGCAAGCCCGTCTGCTGCAAACCCATCTGCTGCCAGgcctccccctgctgccagcccagcccctgcagaCCCTCCTCCTGCGTGTCCCTCCTCTGCCGCCCCGTGTGCAGGCCCGCCTGCtgcgcccctccctccccctgcaagCCCAGCTGTCGCCCCCAGGCCTCCAGCATGTCCCTGCTGTGCCACCCTGTGTGCTCCCGCTGA
- the LOC144301687 gene encoding uncharacterized protein LOC144301687: MAASTLSVCSSDLSYGGRVCLPGSGDSCPDPSWQVDDCPESYCEPPCCAPASCLTLLCTPASCGSSPCPPACPGSCQPSCGSCCPCQEGCGVSVCCKPVCCTPVCCKPVCCTPVCCKPVCCEASPCSASPCCQQSSCQPSCCSSSPCQEDSCVSVCCKPVCCTPVCCTPVCCKPVCYTPVCCKPVCCTPVCCKPVCCTPVCCKPVCCTPVCCKPVCCKPVCCQASPCCLPSPFRPSSCVSLLCCPVCRPACCVTPSPCQPSCHPQASSVSLLCRPGCSR; this comes from the coding sequence ATGGCCGCCTCCACCCTGTCCGTCTGCTCCAGCGACCTGAGCTACGGCGGCCGCGTCTGCCTGCCCGGCTCCGGCGACTCCTGCCCCGACCCCTCCTGGCAGGTGGACGACTGTCCCGAGAGCTACTGCGAGCCCCCCTGCTGCGCCCCGGCCTCCTGCCTGAccctcctctgcacccctgcGAGCTGCGggtccagcccctgcccaccagcCTGCCCCGGCTCCTGCCAGCCCTCGTGCGGCAGCTGCTGCCCCTGCCAGGAGGGCTGCGGTGtgtctgtctgctgcaagcccgtgtgctgcACCCCCGTCTGCTGCAAGCCTGTCTGCTGCacccctgtctgctgcaagcccgtctGCTGTGAGGCCTCCCCTTGCTCAgcctccccctgctgccagcaGTCTAGCTGCCAGCCCTCCTGCTgcagctcctccccctgccaggaagacagctgtgtgtctgtctgctgcaagcccgtgtgctgcACCCCCGTCTGCTGCACCCCTGTCTGCTGTAAGCCCGTGTGTTACacccctgtctgctgcaagcccgtgtgctgcacccctgtctgctgcaagcccgtgtgctgcacccctgtctgctgcaagcccgtgtgctgcACCCCTGTCTGTTGCAAGCCCGTCTGCTGCAAACCGGTCTGCTGCCAGGCCTCCCCCTGCTGTCTGCCCAGCCCCTTCAGACCCTCTTCCTGCGTGTCCCTCCTCTGCTGCCCCGTGTGCAGGCCCGCCTGCTgcgtcaccccctccccctgccagcccAGCTGCCACCCCCAGGCTTCCAGCGTGTCCCTGCTGTGCCGACCCGGGTGCTCCCGCTGA